The following proteins come from a genomic window of Bradyrhizobium paxllaeri:
- a CDS encoding flavin-containing monooxygenase, translating into MTNVQGQPQAAGAKADFDAVIIGAGFSGMYMLHSLRDKLDLNVTVFEAGDGVGGTWYWNRYPGARCDSDSYIYCYTFDKNLLQEWNWSERYPEQDEILRYLEHCAERFDLKPDIQFGKRVVEVVFDDDTELWTVRTNKGDAVKARFVIPAVGALSTANMPPIRGLSSFAGKCYHTSQWPHDGVDFTAKRVGVIGTGATAVQAIPEIAQQAKHLTVFQRTPNFCVPARNGRVDPEVTRARKADYDGIRQRIKDSFFGFELNFLPKAVLETTPEEREQEFDRMWDAGGFAFWLANYQDMFFSKEANDVIADYLKRKIHSIVNDPVTAEKLTPRTYPYGTKRQPLDTNYFETFNKKNVALVDASTDGPIEEIAPNGIRAGGKEYPLDIIVIATGFDAMTGPLKNLGIKGRGGRPLAQEWEDGPQTYLGLAIVGYPNLFTITGPQSPSVLSNMPVSIEQHVEWITECIAHMRRNKLTTIEASPEAQDAWGAHVAEVVNSTLMPGTNSWYMGANIEGKPRRFMPYLGPEGVGGYRRKCAEVAEKGYEGFVFTSQGQSGTAHTIAA; encoded by the coding sequence ATGACGAATGTGCAAGGCCAGCCTCAGGCGGCTGGCGCGAAAGCCGACTTCGATGCCGTCATCATCGGCGCTGGATTCTCCGGCATGTACATGCTGCATTCGCTACGCGACAAGCTCGACCTGAACGTCACGGTGTTCGAGGCCGGCGACGGCGTCGGCGGTACCTGGTATTGGAATCGCTATCCCGGCGCACGCTGCGATTCCGACAGCTACATCTACTGTTACACGTTCGACAAGAACCTGTTGCAGGAATGGAACTGGTCCGAGCGCTATCCGGAGCAGGACGAGATCCTGCGCTACCTCGAGCACTGCGCCGAGCGCTTCGACCTGAAGCCCGACATCCAGTTCGGCAAGCGCGTCGTCGAAGTCGTCTTCGATGACGACACCGAGCTGTGGACCGTGCGCACCAACAAGGGCGATGCCGTCAAGGCCCGCTTCGTCATTCCGGCCGTCGGTGCCCTGTCGACCGCCAACATGCCGCCGATCAGGGGGCTGAGCTCTTTTGCCGGCAAGTGTTACCACACCAGCCAATGGCCGCATGATGGCGTCGACTTCACCGCCAAGCGTGTCGGCGTCATCGGTACCGGGGCCACGGCGGTGCAGGCGATCCCGGAGATTGCGCAGCAGGCCAAGCACCTGACGGTGTTCCAGCGCACGCCAAACTTCTGCGTGCCTGCACGCAATGGCCGTGTCGATCCCGAAGTGACCAGGGCACGCAAGGCCGATTACGACGGTATCCGCCAGCGCATCAAGGATTCCTTCTTCGGGTTCGAACTGAATTTCTTACCGAAGGCGGTGCTCGAAACAACACCCGAGGAACGCGAGCAGGAGTTCGACAGGATGTGGGACGCCGGTGGCTTCGCCTTCTGGCTCGCGAACTATCAGGACATGTTCTTCTCCAAGGAGGCGAACGATGTCATCGCCGACTACCTCAAGCGCAAGATCCACTCGATCGTCAACGACCCGGTGACCGCGGAGAAGTTGACGCCCAGGACTTATCCCTACGGCACCAAGCGCCAACCGCTCGACACCAACTATTTTGAGACCTTCAACAAGAAGAACGTGGCACTGGTGGATGCGAGCACCGATGGACCAATCGAGGAGATCGCGCCGAATGGCATTCGCGCGGGTGGCAAGGAGTATCCGCTCGACATCATCGTCATCGCCACCGGCTTCGACGCAATGACCGGCCCCTTGAAGAACCTCGGTATCAAGGGGCGCGGCGGCAGGCCGCTGGCGCAGGAATGGGAGGACGGTCCGCAGACCTATCTCGGCCTGGCGATCGTCGGTTACCCCAACCTGTTCACAATCACCGGTCCGCAGAGCCCCTCGGTGCTGTCGAACATGCCGGTCTCGATCGAGCAGCATGTCGAGTGGATCACCGAATGCATCGCCCACATGCGAAGAAACAAGCTCACAACGATCGAGGCGAGCCCGGAGGCGCAGGACGCATGGGGCGCCCACGTCGCCGAGGTCGTGAATTCGACCCTGATGCCCGGCACCAATTCCTGGTACATGGGGGCCAACATAGAAGGCAAGCCGCGCCGGTTCATGCCTTATCTCGGGCCTGAGGGCGTTGGCGGATACCGCAGAAAGTGCGCCGAGGTCGCAGAGAAGGGCTATGAGGGCTTCGTGTTCACGAGCCAAGGCCAAAGCGGGACCGCGCACACGATTGCGGCCTAA
- a CDS encoding ribbon-helix-helix domain-containing protein: MCHLFAHQPQRDYESQTRSLRMGGHSTSIRLEMSFWDTLEEIAAKEGMSLAKFLTTLHDEVLDHHGEVKNFASLLRCSCLIYRAKSAVVVSEFRGNAAAILDAAE; this comes from the coding sequence ATGTGCCACCTGTTCGCGCACCAGCCCCAACGCGACTATGAATCGCAGACCCGATCGCTGCGGATGGGCGGCCATAGCACCTCGATCCGGCTGGAAATGTCGTTCTGGGACACGCTGGAGGAGATCGCGGCGAAGGAGGGGATGAGCCTTGCCAAGTTCCTCACCACGCTGCATGACGAGGTCCTCGACCACCATGGCGAGGTCAAGAATTTCGCCTCGCTGTTGCGCTGCTCCTGCCTGATCTATCGCGCCAAGAGTGCGGTCGTCGTGTCGGAATTTCGCGGCAACGCCGCTGCCATTCTGGACGCGGCCGAATAG
- the mutL gene encoding DNA mismatch repair endonuclease MutL — MPVRQLPEQVVNRIAAGEVVERPASVVKELVENAIDAGASRVDIFTDGGGRRRIGITDDGSGMTSADLALAVDRHATSKLDDEDLLRIRTLGFRGEALPSIGAVAKLGITTRHASEPHAWSLSVEGGVKSQIMPAALSQGTRVEVSDLFYATPARLKFLKTDRTEAEAIREVVRRLAMARPDIAFTLAGEERAPVTWAAALPGAAGRLTRLGDILGSDFRSCAIEVRAEREGVVVEGFAAAPSLTRANALGQYLFVNGRPVRDKLILGAVRAAYSDYLPRDRHPVVALFVTLAPQEVDANVHPAKTEVRFRNAGLVRALIVHALKDGLAREGRRTAANTDGAALSAFRPSFAPRPTNWDWRSSPAYPVRPAPSFEGAAATAFAEAGQAAFDVGTPTADVRFEAQVAPDLLDRPLGAARTQIHETYIVSQTRDGLIVVDQHAAHERIVYEKLKASLAKNGVQRQILLIPEIVELDEATVEKLLDRAEELASFGLAIESFGPGAVAVRETPSLLGKANAAGLLRDLAEHMAEWDEALPLERRLMHVAATMACHGSVRAGRRLKPEEMNALLREMEDTPNSGQCNHGRPTYVELKLADIEKLFGRR; from the coding sequence ATGCCCGTCCGCCAGCTCCCCGAACAGGTCGTCAACCGCATCGCCGCCGGCGAGGTGGTCGAACGACCCGCGAGCGTTGTGAAGGAACTGGTCGAGAACGCCATCGACGCCGGCGCCAGCCGCGTCGATATCTTCACCGATGGCGGCGGCCGGCGGCGGATCGGCATCACCGACGACGGCAGCGGCATGACGTCAGCCGACCTCGCGCTTGCGGTCGATCGCCACGCCACCTCCAAGCTCGACGACGAGGATCTCCTTCGCATTCGCACGCTGGGGTTTCGCGGCGAGGCCCTGCCCTCGATCGGCGCGGTGGCAAAGCTCGGCATCACCACGCGCCACGCCAGCGAGCCGCATGCCTGGTCGCTGTCGGTCGAAGGCGGGGTGAAATCGCAAATCATGCCGGCGGCACTGTCGCAAGGCACCCGCGTCGAGGTCAGCGATCTCTTTTACGCGACACCTGCGCGGCTGAAATTCCTCAAGACCGACCGCACCGAGGCCGAAGCGATCCGCGAAGTGGTGCGGCGGCTCGCGATGGCGCGGCCCGATATCGCCTTCACATTGGCCGGCGAGGAGCGCGCGCCGGTGACATGGGCCGCGGCGCTGCCGGGCGCTGCGGGCCGGCTGACGCGGCTCGGCGACATCCTCGGCAGCGATTTTCGCTCTTGCGCCATCGAAGTGCGCGCCGAGCGCGAAGGCGTCGTGGTCGAGGGTTTTGCCGCCGCGCCCTCACTGACGCGGGCCAACGCGCTCGGGCAATATCTGTTCGTCAACGGCCGCCCGGTACGCGACAAGCTCATTTTGGGCGCGGTGCGCGCGGCCTATTCGGATTACCTGCCGCGCGACCGCCATCCCGTGGTGGCGCTGTTCGTGACGCTGGCGCCGCAGGAGGTCGACGCCAACGTGCATCCGGCCAAGACCGAGGTGCGGTTTCGCAATGCCGGCCTCGTCCGCGCGCTGATCGTGCATGCGCTGAAGGACGGCCTTGCCCGCGAAGGCCGGCGCACCGCGGCGAATACCGATGGCGCGGCGCTGTCGGCGTTCCGTCCGTCATTTGCGCCGCGCCCGACCAACTGGGACTGGCGCAGTTCACCGGCCTATCCGGTGCGGCCCGCGCCTTCGTTCGAGGGCGCTGCTGCGACGGCATTCGCCGAAGCGGGACAGGCTGCCTTCGATGTCGGCACGCCGACCGCCGACGTGCGCTTCGAGGCGCAGGTCGCGCCCGACCTGCTCGACCGTCCGCTGGGCGCCGCGCGCACGCAGATCCATGAGACCTACATCGTCTCGCAGACCCGCGACGGGTTGATCGTCGTGGACCAGCACGCCGCGCATGAGCGCATCGTCTACGAAAAACTGAAGGCCTCGCTGGCGAAGAACGGCGTGCAGCGGCAGATCTTGCTGATCCCGGAGATCGTCGAACTCGACGAGGCAACCGTCGAGAAGCTGCTCGATCGCGCCGAAGAGCTGGCATCGTTTGGGCTAGCAATCGAATCCTTCGGTCCCGGTGCGGTGGCCGTGCGCGAGACGCCTTCGCTGCTCGGCAAGGCGAACGCCGCCGGATTATTGCGCGATCTTGCCGAGCACATGGCCGAATGGGACGAGGCGCTGCCGCTGGAGCGCCGCCTGATGCATGTCGCCGCCACCATGGCCTGCCACGGCTCGGTCCGCGCCGGCCGCCGCCTCAAGCCGGAAGAGATGAACGCGCTGCTGCGCGAGATGGAAGACACGCCGAATTCCGGCCAGTGCAACCACGGCCGCCCGACCTATGTGGAATTGAAACTCGCCGATATCGAGAAGCTGTTCGGGCGGCGGTAG
- the rsmD gene encoding 16S rRNA (guanine(966)-N(2))-methyltransferase RsmD: MRVVGGRLKGRNLASPSSREIRPTADRLRESVFNILIHAYDDPIEGARVLDLFAGTGALGIEAVSRGASFTLFVDNGAEARALLRNNVESLGLGGVTKVYRRDATNLGPAHPVEPFSLVFLDPPYGKGLAEKALASLRDGGWLTPGALLVVEEAKATAFAAPEGFEELERRAYDDTEFVFLRSI; encoded by the coding sequence ATGCGCGTCGTCGGCGGAAGACTGAAGGGCCGCAATCTGGCCTCGCCGTCCTCGCGGGAGATTCGCCCAACGGCGGATCGCTTGCGCGAGTCCGTGTTCAACATCCTGATCCACGCCTATGACGATCCGATCGAAGGCGCGCGCGTGCTCGACCTGTTCGCCGGCACCGGCGCGCTCGGCATCGAGGCGGTGTCGCGTGGCGCCAGCTTCACGCTGTTCGTCGACAATGGCGCGGAGGCACGCGCGCTGTTGCGCAACAATGTCGAGTCGCTCGGCCTTGGCGGCGTGACAAAAGTCTATCGCCGCGACGCCACCAATCTGGGACCTGCGCATCCGGTCGAGCCGTTCTCGCTGGTGTTCCTCGATCCGCCCTACGGCAAGGGTCTCGCGGAGAAGGCGCTGGCCTCGCTGCGCGACGGCGGCTGGCTGACGCCGGGGGCGCTGTTGGTGGTGGAGGAGGCGAAGGCGACGGCGTTCGCTGCGCCTGAGGGATTCGAGGAGCTGGAGCGGCGCGCGTACGACGATACGGAGTTTGTGTTTTTGCGGAGCATATGA
- a CDS encoding pseudouridine synthase, with amino-acid sequence MPRDNDKNNDSRGRRDLPGDGKGRAGGDRGRAGGAKGRSGAARGPEKKFAKRGFGARDDDRGGGERRPYAGKSDGAKSFGKKPYAGKREGGSFRRDDDRPPRRDFGDRPRARFDRDDRPRGDRSDRGGRKDFRPREDRDGEKRSFKPRGERANFDRDDRPPRRNRDDARPAGRFQDKKFGDKRPYAPRGEGFLKDSDRPRGERSFGDRPSRDGEKRFSRGPRKDFGDRPERGEDKPWQKREDRGGRDSRSSRDGARNFDKPRFDRSRDDRGGDERPRFSRSREDRPKFDRPRERRDRDGDRGRPAGRTEWQEHPRSEGRFSDRPRRDNEDDSRIFAKRPAFGGRGAYRERPTDFDKRAPRAEPKPKKAGERIAKVLARAGLASRRDAEEMVTQGRVTVNGRVINSPALDVTANDVIALDGKVLPPRERTRLFMYHKPRGLMTTHADPEGRPTVFDNLPEGLPRLISIGRLDFNTEGLLLLTNDGGLARALELPDTGWLRRYRVRAHGEVTQAQLDELKKGVEVEGVKYGPIDATLERDQGANVWLVFAIREGKNREVRNVMAHLGLEVNRLIRVSYGPFQLGELEEGQVEEVKTRVLREQLGEKIAALAGADFNRPMPGEKSDDEDDAPRGKKPFKPAGKSALIADSKGRRVLVQRTGSEEARARNEDEANGYGPPRRPKRGYHGKRDLKPRDE; translated from the coding sequence ATGCCCCGCGATAACGACAAAAACAACGATTCCCGCGGCCGGCGTGACCTGCCGGGCGACGGCAAGGGCCGCGCTGGCGGTGACCGGGGCCGTGCCGGCGGAGCCAAAGGCCGCTCGGGGGCGGCGAGGGGGCCTGAGAAGAAGTTCGCCAAGCGCGGCTTTGGCGCCAGGGACGATGACCGCGGCGGCGGTGAACGGCGGCCCTATGCCGGGAAATCCGACGGCGCAAAATCGTTCGGCAAGAAGCCCTACGCCGGCAAGCGGGAAGGTGGTTCGTTCCGCCGCGACGATGACCGTCCGCCGCGCCGGGATTTTGGCGACCGGCCGCGGGCACGATTTGACCGGGACGATCGGCCACGCGGCGATCGTTCAGACCGTGGTGGGCGGAAGGATTTTCGCCCGCGCGAGGATCGTGATGGCGAGAAGCGTTCGTTCAAGCCGCGCGGCGAGCGGGCAAACTTTGATCGCGACGATCGCCCGCCGCGCCGCAACCGCGACGACGCGCGTCCGGCCGGGCGCTTCCAGGACAAGAAGTTCGGCGACAAGCGGCCTTACGCGCCGCGCGGCGAAGGTTTCCTAAAGGACAGTGACCGTCCGCGGGGAGAGCGTTCCTTCGGTGACCGCCCGTCGCGCGATGGCGAAAAGCGTTTTTCGCGCGGCCCGCGCAAGGATTTTGGCGATCGTCCTGAACGGGGCGAGGACAAGCCGTGGCAGAAGCGGGAGGACCGCGGCGGACGCGATTCCCGTTCCTCGCGCGACGGTGCGCGCAATTTTGACAAACCACGTTTCGATAGATCGCGTGACGATCGCGGTGGCGACGAGCGCCCACGCTTTTCCCGCTCGCGCGAGGATCGTCCGAAGTTCGACCGGCCCCGCGAGCGCCGCGACCGGGATGGTGACCGTGGGCGACCCGCAGGCCGCACCGAGTGGCAGGAGCACCCGCGCAGCGAGGGGCGTTTCAGCGACCGGCCGCGCCGCGACAATGAAGACGACAGCAGGATCTTTGCAAAGCGTCCGGCCTTCGGCGGCCGCGGCGCCTATCGCGAGCGCCCCACCGATTTCGACAAGCGCGCGCCGCGCGCGGAGCCGAAGCCGAAAAAGGCCGGCGAGCGCATCGCCAAGGTGCTGGCGCGCGCCGGCCTGGCCTCGCGCCGCGATGCCGAGGAAATGGTCACGCAGGGCCGCGTCACCGTCAACGGCCGCGTGATCAATTCGCCGGCGCTCGACGTCACCGCCAATGACGTGATCGCGCTCGATGGGAAAGTGTTGCCGCCGCGCGAGCGCACGCGGCTGTTCATGTATCACAAGCCGCGCGGCCTGATGACCACGCATGCCGACCCCGAGGGGCGGCCGACCGTGTTCGACAACCTGCCGGAAGGATTACCGCGGCTGATCTCGATCGGCCGGCTCGATTTCAACACCGAAGGCTTGCTGCTGCTGACCAATGACGGCGGGCTCGCGCGCGCGCTCGAGCTGCCCGATACCGGCTGGCTACGGCGCTATCGCGTGCGCGCCCATGGCGAGGTCACGCAGGCGCAGCTCGATGAGCTGAAGAAAGGCGTCGAGGTCGAAGGCGTTAAATACGGGCCGATCGATGCGACGCTGGAGCGTGACCAGGGCGCCAATGTCTGGCTGGTGTTCGCGATCCGCGAGGGCAAGAACCGCGAGGTGCGCAATGTCATGGCCCATCTCGGCCTCGAGGTGAACCGGCTGATCCGCGTGTCCTACGGACCATTCCAGCTCGGCGAACTGGAGGAAGGGCAGGTGGAAGAGGTCAAGACGCGGGTGCTGCGCGAACAGCTCGGCGAGAAGATCGCCGCGCTTGCGGGCGCCGATTTCAACCGGCCGATGCCGGGCGAGAAATCCGACGACGAGGACGACGCGCCGCGCGGCAAGAAGCCGTTCAAGCCGGCGGGCAAGAGCGCGCTGATCGCCGACAGCAAGGGCCGCCGCGTGCTGGTGCAGCGCACCGGCAGCGAGGAAGCCCGCGCGCGCAACGAGGACGAAGCCAACGGCTACGGCCCGCCGCGCCGCCCGAAGCGCGGCTATCACGGCAAGCGCGATCTTAAGCCGCGGGACGAGTAG
- a CDS encoding nucleoside deaminase, whose amino-acid sequence MTAPSFMDLALKTAENAGKAGEVPIGCVIVRDYEVIATAGNRTLTDRDPTAHAEILAIRQAAEAIGTERLVDCDLYVTLEPCTMCAGAISFARIRRLYYGAADPKGGAVDSGVRFFAQPTCHHVPEVYSAVGENRAATLLREFFRERR is encoded by the coding sequence ATGACGGCCCCTTCTTTCATGGATTTGGCGCTGAAAACGGCCGAAAACGCCGGAAAAGCCGGCGAAGTTCCGATCGGCTGCGTCATCGTCCGGGATTACGAGGTGATCGCCACCGCCGGCAACCGGACCCTGACCGACCGCGATCCGACCGCGCATGCCGAGATTCTCGCGATCCGGCAGGCGGCCGAGGCCATCGGGACTGAGCGGCTGGTCGATTGCGACCTCTACGTCACGCTCGAGCCCTGCACCATGTGCGCCGGTGCGATCTCGTTCGCGCGAATCCGGCGGCTCTATTATGGCGCGGCGGACCCCAAGGGCGGCGCGGTGGATTCCGGGGTGCGGTTCTTTGCGCAACCGACCTGCCATCACGTGCCGGAGGTCTATTCGGCGGTCGGCGAGAATCGGGCCGCGACGCTGCTGCGGGAATTTTTCAGGGAGCGGCGGTGA
- a CDS encoding alpha/beta fold hydrolase: MTDLADLFPGYASEWINTSSGRIFARVGGKGPPLLLLHGFSSTHVMWHPVAPQLADKFTLIIADLPGYGWSDMPRSDDNHTPYTKRAMAKAMVEAMEQLGHVHFALAGHDRGGRVSYRLALDHPGRLSKLAVLDIAPTYDYWERMNRLSALKIYHWAFLAQPHPLPETLVSSNGEFFLQYKMASQTKSKTLDAIDPRALEHYLAPFRDPARVHAMCEDYRAGAYADYEIDKADFDAGKKITVPMLALWGDAGVASAATTPLDTWKKWATKVEGAPVDSGHFLTEENPEATAKLLREFFLAG; the protein is encoded by the coding sequence ATGACCGATCTTGCCGATCTGTTTCCCGGCTACGCGTCCGAATGGATCAACACCTCGTCGGGCCGCATCTTCGCCCGCGTCGGCGGCAAGGGGCCGCCGCTGTTGCTGCTGCACGGATTCTCATCGACACACGTGATGTGGCATCCGGTTGCTCCGCAACTAGCCGACAAGTTCACGCTGATCATTGCCGACCTGCCGGGTTATGGCTGGTCGGACATGCCGCGCAGCGACGACAACCATACGCCGTACACCAAGCGCGCGATGGCGAAGGCGATGGTGGAGGCGATGGAGCAACTCGGCCATGTGCATTTCGCGCTTGCCGGGCACGATCGCGGCGGGCGCGTGTCGTACCGTCTGGCGCTCGATCATCCGGGCCGGCTGTCGAAGCTCGCCGTGCTCGATATCGCGCCGACCTATGATTACTGGGAGAGGATGAACCGGCTCTCGGCGCTGAAGATTTATCATTGGGCGTTTCTGGCGCAGCCCCATCCGTTGCCGGAGACACTGGTCTCAAGCAACGGCGAGTTTTTCCTCCAATACAAGATGGCGAGCCAGACCAAATCGAAGACGCTCGACGCCATCGACCCGCGCGCGCTGGAACATTACCTCGCGCCGTTCCGCGATCCCGCCCGCGTGCATGCGATGTGCGAAGACTACCGCGCCGGCGCCTATGCCGATTATGAAATCGACAAGGCGGATTTCGATGCCGGCAAGAAGATCACCGTCCCGATGTTGGCGTTGTGGGGCGATGCCGGTGTCGCGAGCGCTGCAACGACGCCGCTCGATACATGGAAGAAGTGGGCGACGAAGGTGGAGGGCGCGCCGGTGGATTCCGGGCATTTTCTGACGGAGGAGAATCCGGAAGCGACGGCGAAGTTGTTGCGGGAGTTTTTCTTGGCGGGGTGA
- a CDS encoding acyl-CoA dehydrogenase family protein — translation MSIDFEIPAEAKAIREKVRKWVHEECIPAEKELDTKPLAEVLGPLRAKARARGLWCPWVPKEYGGMGLGPLANALVQMELGESMLGALSMNTQGPDDASMMTILAHGTEYQKEKFLKPLLNGDKRICFSMTEKAAGADATGMQTTAVKDGNENYILNGEKWFSSSASVADMALVMAKTDPNAPRHKQYSTFLVELPNPGYKIKRNVANMAIEGPHDDVLHGGHSEIEIKDLVVPADNLVGGEGNGFAMGQHRLAYGRLRHGMHNVAKAQRALDMAVAHVTKRSTFGQLLADRQAVQFMLADCASELYIGRLMLLHIAYKAEKGLDIRQENSIAKIFHAHMVHKVIDTAIQLHGALGFSQDTPLAKWYTQVRSQRLVDGPDEVHKWKIGKNVIKAFREHGTTASAAGGDLL, via the coding sequence ATGTCGATCGATTTCGAAATTCCGGCCGAGGCCAAGGCGATCCGCGAAAAAGTCCGCAAATGGGTGCATGAGGAATGCATCCCCGCGGAGAAGGAATTGGATACCAAGCCGCTCGCCGAAGTGCTGGGACCGCTCCGCGCCAAGGCCCGCGCGCGCGGTCTGTGGTGCCCGTGGGTGCCCAAGGAATATGGCGGCATGGGCCTCGGTCCGCTGGCCAATGCGCTGGTGCAGATGGAGCTCGGCGAGAGCATGCTGGGCGCGCTGTCGATGAATACGCAGGGCCCCGACGACGCCTCGATGATGACGATCCTCGCCCACGGCACGGAATATCAGAAGGAGAAGTTCCTCAAGCCCCTGCTCAACGGCGACAAGCGCATCTGCTTCTCGATGACCGAGAAAGCCGCCGGCGCCGATGCCACCGGCATGCAGACCACGGCGGTGAAGGACGGCAACGAGAATTACATCCTGAACGGCGAGAAGTGGTTTTCCTCCTCCGCCAGCGTCGCCGACATGGCGCTCGTGATGGCCAAGACCGATCCGAACGCGCCTCGCCACAAGCAGTATTCGACCTTCCTCGTCGAGCTGCCGAACCCCGGCTACAAGATCAAGCGCAACGTCGCCAACATGGCGATCGAAGGGCCGCATGACGATGTCCTGCACGGCGGCCACTCCGAGATCGAGATCAAGGATCTGGTGGTGCCGGCGGACAATCTCGTCGGCGGCGAAGGCAACGGTTTTGCGATGGGCCAGCACCGCCTCGCCTATGGCCGCCTGCGCCATGGCATGCACAACGTCGCCAAGGCGCAGCGCGCGCTCGACATGGCGGTAGCCCATGTCACCAAGCGCTCGACGTTCGGCCAATTGCTGGCCGACCGGCAGGCGGTGCAGTTCATGCTCGCCGACTGCGCCAGCGAACTCTATATCGGCCGGCTGATGCTGCTGCACATCGCCTACAAGGCGGAAAAGGGCCTCGACATCCGGCAGGAAAACTCGATCGCCAAAATCTTCCATGCGCACATGGTGCACAAGGTGATCGACACTGCGATCCAGCTCCACGGCGCGCTCGGCTTCAGCCAGGATACACCGCTGGCGAAGTGGTACACGCAGGTGCGCTCGCAGCGGCTGGTCGACGGTCCCGACGAGGTGCACAAATGGAAGATCGGCAAGAACGTCATCAAGGCGTTCCGTGAGCACGGCACCACGGCGAGTGCGGCCGGCGGGGATTTGCTGTAG
- the purD gene encoding phosphoribosylamine--glycine ligase — protein sequence MNILLLGSGGREHALAWKIAASPLLTKLWCAPGNAGVAREAECVALDVANHPAVVEFCKRNAVDLVVVGPETPLAAGIVDDLAAAGIKAFGPSKQAAQLEGSKGFTKALCTEFNIPTGAYGRFTRADDALAYVRKQGAPIVVKADGLAAGKGVVVAKTLDEAEAAIAMMFDGAFGSAGTEVVIEEFLAGREISFFALCDGETAIPLATAQDHKRVFDHDEGPNTGGMGAYSPTPFVTPEIHDQIMARIILPTVAGMKKRGTPFRGVLYAGVMLTEQGPKLFEYNVRFGDPECQVLMLRMMSDIVPAFLASCDGELKHFDLRWFPDPALTVVMAAKGYPGDYRKGTRIEGLDDAGKIEGVEIFHAGTVAKEGAILANGGRVLNVCAMGKSVTEARERAYQAVDRIQWPDGFCRRDIAWQAMEVERN from the coding sequence ATGAACATTCTCCTGCTCGGTTCCGGCGGCCGCGAACACGCATTGGCGTGGAAGATTGCCGCTTCCCCGCTGCTCACCAAGCTGTGGTGCGCGCCCGGCAATGCCGGCGTCGCGCGGGAAGCCGAGTGCGTGGCGCTCGACGTTGCGAATCACCCCGCCGTGGTCGAGTTCTGCAAGCGCAACGCGGTCGACCTTGTCGTGGTCGGCCCGGAAACGCCGCTGGCGGCCGGCATCGTCGACGATCTCGCCGCCGCCGGCATCAAGGCGTTCGGTCCGAGCAAGCAGGCCGCCCAACTCGAGGGCTCCAAGGGGTTCACCAAGGCGCTCTGCACCGAGTTCAACATTCCAACCGGCGCCTATGGCCGCTTCACCAGGGCTGACGACGCGCTGGCCTATGTGCGCAAGCAGGGCGCGCCGATCGTCGTGAAGGCCGACGGGCTGGCCGCCGGCAAGGGTGTCGTCGTCGCGAAAACCCTTGATGAGGCGGAAGCCGCCATCGCCATGATGTTCGACGGTGCGTTTGGTTCGGCCGGTACTGAAGTCGTCATCGAGGAATTCCTCGCCGGCCGGGAGATCAGCTTTTTCGCGCTGTGCGATGGCGAGACCGCGATCCCGCTCGCCACGGCGCAGGACCACAAGCGCGTGTTCGATCACGACGAGGGCCCGAACACCGGCGGCATGGGGGCCTATTCGCCGACGCCGTTCGTGACGCCGGAAATTCACGACCAGATCATGGCGCGGATCATCCTGCCGACGGTGGCCGGCATGAAGAAGCGCGGCACGCCGTTTCGCGGCGTGCTCTACGCCGGCGTGATGCTGACGGAGCAGGGGCCAAAACTGTTCGAATACAATGTCCGGTTCGGCGACCCTGAATGCCAGGTGCTGATGCTGCGGATGATGTCCGACATCGTGCCGGCGTTCCTGGCGTCCTGCGACGGGGAGTTGAAGCACTTTGACCTGCGCTGGTTTCCCGATCCGGCGCTGACGGTGGTGATGGCGGCGAAGGGCTATCCCGGCGACTACAGGAAGGGCACGCGGATCGAGGGGCTCGATGATGCCGGCAAGATCGAGGGCGTCGAGATATTCCATGCCGGCACGGTGGCGAAGGAGGGCGCTATTCTTGCTAATGGCGGGCGCGTGCTGAACGTGTGCGCGATGGGGAAGAGCGTTACTGAAGCGAGAGAGCGCGCGTATCAAGCTGTCGACCGTATCCAATGGCCGGACGGCTTCTGCCGCCGGGACATTGCCTGGCAGGCGATGGAAGTGGAGCGGAACTAG